A single region of the Drosophila takahashii strain IR98-3 E-12201 chromosome 2R, DtakHiC1v2, whole genome shotgun sequence genome encodes:
- the LOC108066334 gene encoding solute carrier family 2, facilitated glucose transporter member 8 gives MDDQHGNLRENGRETNGKQARIVSGLDRPLKTPPPGEQTRAVRRQVIAVILANIGVFSTGMTLAMPTATLPQLKDVTQPVHLNDSQASWFASVNALSAPLGGLLSGFLLDRIGRKRSLIVLNVLTILAWILLATPSSSDSEAFFWQLIVSRFMLGIGMGLASAPPGVYAAEISVPKTRGSLILGTSISVAGGITILYGIGYCIRDDFRLIALICCGYQLVALLCVLPLPESHCWLLAKKRVTEAKRSLNYFRGFSKSDEITHPLVLEEFQILQKSLQQRDAEVKESFWRSLKEPEVHKPLLILMSLFAFQQLTGIFVVIVFAVQISSEAGIEIDPFMCAVLIGLARLVTTCPMGYILELWGRRRAGIISTVGMSICMFLLAGHSQLDFLKAVPYLPVVSIVGFIVLSTLGLYTLPFFMISELFPQRVRGPASGLTVAVGMFISFVVLKTYPDLKKSFGVSSCFIFFGVMAVLALIFIYWALPETRRRTLLEIEEQFRSGRSRKSQNQADVEMKEVFVRRPEE, from the exons ATGGATGATCAGCACGGGAATCTCCGAGAAAATGGTAGAGAAACCAATGGAAAGCAGGCCAGGATCGTTTCGGGATTGGATCGCCCGCTGAAGACTCCTCCGCCAGGGGAACAAACGAGGGCGGTGAGACGTCAGGTGATCGCTGTTATCCTGGCCAACATAGGTGTCTTCTCCACCGGAATGACCTTGGCCATGCCCACTGCCACCCTGCCTCAGCTGAAGGACGTCACGCAGCCTGTCCATCTGAATGATTCACAGGCCTCCTGGTTCGCCTCGGTCAACGCTCTATCGGCACCTCTGGGCGGTTTACTCTCCGGCTTTTTACTGGACAGAATCGGACGAAAGAGGTCCTTGATAGTGCTCAATGTGCTCACTATCCTAGCCTGGATTCTGCTGGCCACTCCCAGTTCGAGCGACTCGGAAGCCTTCTTTTGGCAGCTCATCGTCTCGCGATTTATGCTGG GTATCGGCATGGGATTGGCCAGTGCTCCGCCAGGAGTGTATGCAGCCGAGATCAGTGTGCCCAAGACGAGGGGCAGTCTCATACTGGGCACCTCCATTTCAGTGGCCGGTGGCATAACGATTCTCTACGGAATTGGCTACTGCATTCGGGATGACTTCCGGCTGATTGCTCTGATCTGCTGTGGCTACCAACTGGTGGCGCTGCTCTGCGTGCTGCCCCTTCCGGAAAGCCATTGCTGGCTTCTGGCCAAAAAGCGGGTGACGGAGGCTAAGAGATCACTGAACTACTTCCGAGGCTTCAGCAAATCGG ATGAAATCACCCACCCTCTGGTGCTCGAGGAATTCCAGATCCTGCAGAAATCCCTGCAGCAGCGGGACGCCGAGGTGAAGGAGTCCTTCTGGCGGAGTCTCAAGGAGCCGGAGGTCCACAAGCCACTGCTCATCCTGATGAGTCTTTTTGCTTTCCAGCAGCTAACCGGAATCTTTGTGGTCATCGTGTTTGCCGTGCAAATATCCTCGGAGGCGGGCATCGAAATCGATCCCTTCATGTGTGCCGTGCTCATTGGATTGGCTCGCCTGGTCACCACCTGTCCCATGGGATACATCCTGGAGTTGTGGGGTCGTCGGAGGGCAGGCATCATCTCCACCGTGGGCATGTCCATCTGCATGTTCCTCTTGGCGGGACACAGTCAGTTGGACTTCCTGAAGGCGGTTCCTTACCTCCCGGTGGTCTCCATCGTGGGTTTTATAGTACTCAGCACTCTGGGCTTGTACACACTGCCCTTCTTCATGATCTCCGAGCTCTTCCCGCAAAGGGTCAGGGGTCCTGCTTCGGGACTCACGGTGGCCGTGGGCATGTTCATCTCCTTCGTGGTCCTTAAGACCTATCCCGATCTCAAGAAGTCCTTCGGAGTGTCCAGCTGCTTCATCTTCTTCGGGGTCATGGCTGTGCTGGCCCTCATCTTCATCTACTGGGCTCTCCCGGAGACCCGGCGTCGCACCCTTCTGGAGATCGAGGAACAGTTCCGCTCGGGTCGCAGTCGCAAATCTCAGAACCAGGCTGATGTCGAAATGAAGGAGGTTTTTGTCCGCAGGCCGGAGGAGTAA
- the tun gene encoding protein N-terminal glutamine amidohydrolase has product MTTDFLFPKIADCSYVSCYCEENVWKLCEQVKRTRPEELSKCYAVFVSNEGRTVPLWRQKAGRGDDQVVIWDYHVFFMHNPSLNRCLVFDLDTTLPFPTYFHKYVTETFRSDLALRPEHHRFFRVIPADTYLIEFSSDRRHMRRPDGSWIKPPPSYPPILSNSNMHCLGDFICMSAGKGPGAVYSLSEFVQNFYKSPHVMAQNNK; this is encoded by the exons ATGACCACGGACTTTCTGTTCCCCAAAATAGCGGACTGCTCCTATGTCTCCTGCTACTG CGAGGAGAACGTGTGGAAGCTCTGCGAGCAGGTGAAGCGAACGAGGCCCGAGGAGCTGTCCAAGTGCTACGCCGTCTTCGTCTCCAACGAGGGTCGCACCGTTCCACTTTGGCGCCAGAAGGCCGGACGAGGCGACGATCAAGTTGTGATATGG GATTACCACGTCTTCTTCATGCACAATCCCTCGCTGAATCGGTGCTTGGTATTCGATCTGGACACCACGCTGCCCTTTCCCACATATTTCCACAAGTACGTGACGGAGACGTTCCGCTCCGATCTGGCCCTGCGACCGGAGCACCACAG ATTCTTCAGAGTCATACCCGCAGACACATATCTCATTGAGTTCTCGTCGGACCGGCGTCACATGCGTCGGCCGGATGGCAGTTGGATCAAGCCGCCGCCCTCATATCCACCCATTCTCTCCAACA GTAACATGCACTGTCTGGGGGACTTCATCTGCATGAGCGCAGGAAAAGGTCCTGGAGCGGTCTACAGCCTCTCGGAGTTTGTGCAGAACTTCTACAAGTCCCCTCACGTGATGGCGCAGAACAACAAGTAG